The following is a genomic window from Bubalus bubalis isolate 160015118507 breed Murrah chromosome 19, NDDB_SH_1, whole genome shotgun sequence.
AGTAcattcatttgaaagactgaaaCCAGGTATCAGAACATGAATGGATCTGAAAGGATATTCATAGCCTGAATATACAAGAAAAAGGAAGTAATtctataaatgaagtcataagttTACATAAATATCAGAAAcattaaattctaaaatattttttctctatggTCTTCATGAATTTTTCACTAATTAAAAACCCTGTAATATCTTCGGATCCATGTAACAAGTATTAACAGAGTAAAGATGACATCGAGTTCAAAATGTAGTCTTTGTTGTATACTGGATGCTGTATAAACATCTGGAGAATTCGTGCAGGTAAACTggaaacaaacacacagaaaagtcAGTCCTGGGTTGGCAGCTGgtgccccagcccctgcccctcctgacacccccaccccctaccccattTGGGGCTTCAGCTGCTTTGAGAATTCAGAGAAACATGGAGGACCAAGCAGATCAAGGAGAGAACTCTGTGGCTGACTTGATTCTGACATACAGCTAAAAGctgctggtaaaaaaaaaaccctcaaaagcCCAATCCAGCTTTCTAGCTGAGATGTGAACAGGACAGAGCAGACAGCCTCCTGCCCTCAGAGTTGCTCGAGCAGGGCTGGGCCCCAGGGCCGGACCCACCAGAGGACCACCCAGAGCAGCACCTGCAAGGGAGGGTGGCCCCTTAGTGGCCGCCGAGCCCCAGATGCCGGTGCACCTCCGTGTGAAATGCTGGCCTCTGCACGGAGAGGTCCAGGGCAGGGCAGCCTCGTGAACCCTGACGGTCTGGGCCCTGTTCCCTCCGAGAACGTGCACGCAGGGCGTGGCCGGCAGCACTGCCACTGTGGGAGGGATACCCACGCGTCCCTATGCGAGGGGCCTTGGCCATGCTCTGACCACTCCGGCGGCAGTGGGGCACCAAGGTCACGTTCTCTGCTGTGAGGGTTCTCCCAGGCTAACCTCCGGAGACCCGCTGACCCTCCACTCCCTGGGGCGTGGGCTCCGTGCCCCCGCAGGACCAGGCCGGCCTGTACTCACCCCGAAGCACATCAGGAGCAAGTCCTGACTGTAGCAGAATCCAGCCCCTGCGTTCCCGCCACGCTGCCTGGTCCCATGAGCGCGGGAGGAAGGGTGCAAACACAGAGTGCGGTTAGTCGTGCAACGTCACATGGGGCACGAGGACACACAACGCACACCCGCAGCAGTGCCCACTCCTACTGAGGGTCTGGGGAAACTTGTAGAGGGTGGATGAGCTGGAGAGAGCGAGCCTGGAGGCTGCCACGTGGGGGTCCCTGCcccccggggtggggggagggcggtCAATGGCACATTTGATAACGTAAACGTGGTCATGGGGACAGATACTCCACATCGGCAGCTGCCAGTCTCTCCTTAGACCTAGGGATTCACAGAGGTCCAGATTCACAGATTCCACATAGTCTATTGTTATTCAATTTTACACTTCCCTCATTCCCTCAGCTGCCAGCTTTACGAGAAAGAGGTACGAGATGACAAGCCCACCATCAAATGTGAGCCCTCGAGATCAGACGAGATCAGGcgcgttcagggtggtatggccgtagACGGAGGCGGCTGCCGCCGGGCGCCCTAAGAGCCCTGCGCTGCGCCTCCCTTTCGCTCTGACCTGCCGGTCGGGCCAGCCGGCCGCACCTCTCCACGGGGGCGCGCGCTGTACCTGAGCCGAAGGACCCGCGACCAGACTCCGGCCGGCCAATGCCGCCACGCCCCCGAACACCGCCGCCCCGTGGCCAGCAAACGCCTGGCCAGGTTCGGCAGCCCGGAGGGCTTCCAGGACCCCCAGCGGCATGCCgggcgtgcgtgcgtgcgtgcgggGCCTGGGGGGTGGGCTGAGGGGCGCGGAGGTCTCGGTGCCCTCCCACCCCGGGCCTCTCCAGGCCCGGCTGCGCTCGGCGAACCGGGCCTCCCCGGATCCCGTTCGCTGCTCAGGGCCGTGCGGCCCAGAGGTGTCTGGCTTTCGGACCCGCCGCCACCCGCTCCCCCGCGGCCCGCGGGCCTCTGAGCCTCCTGTGGGCCTAGGCGCAGCCCAGCCAGGGCCCTGAGCGCCCATCCTGCCGGACACCTGCCGGGTGCCCAAACCCACCGGGAGCCACGGAGGCGCAGTCCTCCCGAGCGCCTCAGTCCCGCCCCTTCGCCCTACCgaggcccccccccccctttcCCCCACGCCTCCGGACAAGCACACAACCTTCCTGAGAGAGCAAACGAGCGACAGGCAGTCACacggacagacacacagacagtcGACAGCCCGCCGTCGCAAGCTCGTCAGCCAGAGCCATAGCACCTGTGAGAGGCTGGGGCCAGAGGAACGGACGGGCCGCCGGGTGTcaggagagacagaggcagaaagagatgaAAGTTCAGAGACAGACTCCAAGACTGCGAGAGGGagatacagacagacagacagacgcatgtgcacgcgcgtgcacacacacacacacacacacacacacacacagggaggcaGAGACAGATGGAGACACAGAGCGAGTGACAGAGAGACAGCAAACAGGAGACAGACAGGGGAGAGAGGATGGCATCGGATCTGAGACAGACACACTGGCACAGCCCGTGACGCACCTCAGAGGAAGGCCACGCGGAAGAAGCAGCTTCCCCAAGGGAGGGGGCGTCAGCCTTGGGCCGGGCCCCGGCTGGACGCGGTGCCCTGGGGCTGGCGGTCACCCGTGGGGACCCCAAGACTTCCTCGAAGCCGAGGTCTCAAAGGTCCCCTTCGGCCTGGCTACCTAAGGCGagacccagcccccacccccaggccagagggtgagtgtgtgagagtgtgtgtgagtgtgtcggtgggtgagggtggggtcGGGTCGACTTGGGGCCGGGTGGATACCCAGAGTggagggggagggtgtggaggcCGGGGGTTGGGAAGCTTGCGTGTCctcttgctgtctctctctccctctttctccgtCTCCCTTACCTGTGGTTTCTAGCTCTTGACCTGTCTCGgcggcagggtgtgtgtgtgtgtgtgtgtgtacctccaAACCCAAAGCAACTTTCTATGGAGACATAGTGAAGGGTAAATGCACTCTGACTCATCTGATATATGAGTCTAAAACACTGGACATGTCTGGACTCAAACTTCCAGGGCCGCCTTCCTGCCACCTCTGGCAAGCATTGATGGTGCCACTGTAATCCTCTAAAGGACCGAAAGTCCTGTACAAGTCCAGACATCTGCTCTGTACAGTCTCTGCCTACAGTACAGAAAAGTATAGAACAGAatgacacattcttttttaattgtacaGATGAATCAGCTGCTATCTGCTGCCTAGTCAACATGGTCAACATGAGGGAGTCAAGCAAGAGTTCCAAATCTCTTGAATGTGGCCCTTGGAAATACTTCTgctcttagttgctcagttgtgcccaacttttatgctacccatggactgtggcccgtcaggctcctctgtccgtggcatttcccagtcaagaatactggagtgggttgccatttctttctccaggggatcttcccgacccagggatcaaacctgagtctcctgcaggcGGATgccttcccatctgagccacgatACAACTAATTGCCTagtcaaaacacaaagaaaagagcTAGTGTTCTACTAAGTGGAAAGATGATTTAAGAAACGGAAGCTTTCCTTTGTTggtatatttaaatctttatttagttatattttatttttccgaTTAAGGCTACTTGAACAAGGCAATGGAGAAACCCCAGAGTTGAAAagcaattgactttttaaaagaaacatgtgGCAGGTgaaactttcttcattttttagagTTGGTTCAATGCAAAATCTTTATTCGACAAATATGACTCTTGTGAACTTTATTTCAAATCTCCACGATGAATCACTAAGGCATCAAGGAAGAAAGGAGTAGAGgtggagaaaaaaagagcaacCTTTCCCCTTGGCTCCATCTCAACCAGCTGCTTAGTTCCTTCATCTCATGGACTACCATCTGGGATTATCTTGTTTGTCTGATTTTTGTTTGGGGACCGTTTCTAGTCACAAGGCTAGAAACAGTGGAGGGGGGAAGCCCTTCTTTCCATTCCACATCAGACCCAGTGGGCAGTCCAGGCCCTGCCCACTGCATTGAGTCTGTAGCAACAGAATCACCAGTGATGCTGGTTAACAATGCATGTTCCTGGAATCCACTCCATTCGCTACTGACTCTTTGAGGTGGTGGTCTGGAACCTATACCTGGAAACTTTCTTAATGATTCCAAATGACACCAAAGTCTGAGGACTATGGAAGATCTTCAC
Proteins encoded in this region:
- the LOC123330535 gene encoding S-antigen protein isoform X2 translates to MGAQGPGWAAPRPTGGSEARGPRGSGWRRVRKPDTSGPHGPEQRTGSGEARFAERSRAWRGPGWEGTETSAPLSPPPRPRTHARTPGMPLGVLEALRAAEPGQAFAGHGAAVFGGVAALAGRSLVAGPSAQAAWRERRGWILLQSGLAPDVLRVYLHEFSRCLYSIQYTTKTTF
- the LOC123330535 gene encoding uncharacterized protein LOC123330535 isoform X1, translating into MGAQGPGWAAPRPTGGSEARGPRGSGWRRVRKPDTSGPHGPEQRTGSGEARFAERSRAWRGPGWEGTETSAPLSPPPRPRTHARTPGMPLGVLEALRAAEPGQAFAGHGAAVFGGVAALAGRSLVAGPSAQVQRAPPWRGAAGWPDRQAAWRERRGWILLQSGLAPDVLRVYLHEFSRCLYSIQYTTKTTF